The following coding sequences lie in one Paracidovorax avenae genomic window:
- a CDS encoding pseudouridine synthase, whose product MPHPTPRRSHARPVSALPSRLLRFHKPYGVLSQFTPEGRWRGLKDFIDLPGVYVAGRLDADSEGLLLLTDDGGLQARIADPRFKMEKTYWVQVEGVPDAAALQALERGVQLNDGPTLPARARRLDAPPPVGEREPPIRVRQHIPDTWIELVIREGRNRQVRRMTAAVGHPTLRLVRAAIGPFALDGLAPGTWAEAEIPAALAARRPGTHRT is encoded by the coding sequence ATGCCTCACCCCACGCCCCGGCGCAGTCATGCGCGTCCCGTCTCCGCCCTGCCCTCGCGCCTGCTGCGCTTCCACAAGCCCTACGGCGTGCTGAGCCAGTTCACGCCCGAGGGCCGCTGGCGCGGGCTGAAGGATTTCATCGACCTGCCGGGCGTGTACGTGGCGGGTCGGCTGGATGCCGACAGCGAAGGCCTGCTGCTGCTGACCGACGACGGCGGGCTGCAGGCGCGCATCGCCGATCCGCGGTTCAAGATGGAGAAGACCTACTGGGTGCAGGTGGAGGGCGTGCCGGATGCGGCGGCCCTGCAGGCGCTGGAGCGCGGGGTGCAGCTGAACGACGGCCCGACGCTGCCGGCGCGCGCCCGGCGCCTGGATGCGCCGCCGCCCGTGGGCGAACGCGAGCCGCCGATCCGCGTGCGGCAGCACATTCCGGACACCTGGATCGAGCTGGTGATCCGCGAAGGCCGCAACCGGCAGGTGCGTCGCATGACGGCGGCGGTGGGGCATCCCACGCTGCGGCTGGTGCGCGCGGCGATCGGCCCCTTCGCGCTCGACGGGCTGGCACCCGGCACCTGGGCAGAGGCGGAGATTCCGGCGGCGCTGGCGGCCCGGCGGCCCGGCACCCACCGGACGTGA